Genomic window (Acidobacteriota bacterium):
CTGTTAACCGGGAATGACACCAATGTGAATCGCGCGTTAAATTCTGGCTCCAGATCATGCAAAGAAATGCAGTGTCGGCTGGCACGTGATCCATCATGTTTGCCGCGCCGATCACGGATTCACCGTTTGCAGCAAATTCGCCGAACTGGTTACGAAGCCTTGGCCACGAAAGACCGCTTTGATTGTGTGGCTTCCGGCAGAGAGTGAGGACAATGTCAGGGACGCCGTGTCTCCAGTGACCGGAACTTCGCCGAGGACTACATTGCTGCTCTTGAACTGCACCGTTCCGACTGGAACTGCACCGGTTGCGGAGATCGTCGCCATGAATGTCACGGGTTGACCTTGCACGGACGGATTTTGCGACGACGCCAGGATGGTTGAAGTCGGCAGCTTGACCCCAAGGTGAATTGCGCCAATGGCAAGATAGTTCGCGACGCCGCTGAATCGGATCGACCCCGCTGGCGTCTTGAGGGGCAAGCCGACTGGTGACCAGACGCACATCCTGTAGGAGTTGCAGCCGATGTTATTGGCGCTCAGCGTGACGCTGGCCAGAACCTTGCCCGCTCCGTTAGCGCCGTCGTATACCGTGACTGTGCCCGGTTGAAGCGCAGAGTAGGAAAACCACAGCCCCACGGAAACTCCCTCGGTCGAGTTGACGATGACGTCTTCGCCAGTCTGAAAGAACATGACAGGTGTGCCGCCGGGGTTCCCGATGAAATTCCCTGATCCTCCCTTGGCCCCG
Coding sequences:
- a CDS encoding Ig-like domain repeat protein, which translates into the protein MRRFIYSVALSLCAYVATPLVAQTKGVASFDGLKNMEFVNQFYNGGEGSLGSGPPRKNLHLEFTSNAQTIVSGAKGGSGNFIGNPGGTPVMFFQTGEDVIVNSTEGVSVGLWFSYSALQPGTVTVYDGANGAGKVLASVTLSANNIGCNSYRMCVWSPVGLPLKTPAGSIRFSGVANYLAIGAIHLGVKLPTSTILASSQNPSVQGQPVTFMATISATGAVPVGTVQFKSSNVVLGEVPVTGDTASLTLSSLSAGSHTIKAVFRGQGFVTSSANLLQTVNP